Proteins encoded together in one Neisseria lactamica window:
- a CDS encoding response regulator, whose product MEVQLPKIKTVHVMLAGMTAQQESVFKMAFKMHNTTRYETVSPSDGSVVPDLVLADTDAEGGFELWKELAERYKDIPVAVCSEKVPDSEVPYLPKPIRFETLFPMLRKLLQGENVYGKSFIAPADRSAKNNGNVQRTVTIRRFNPNKGLLGALRFAEKNRRDIAILHGNKPVLIVFPSIQRVLLTESVQKLEELCKDENLQVSCKTVPDNPQWREKAKVGIMSCMWQFSIWTAQGRLIYPISPDTPFTLKSWPNLTRLANVPGSIRLSAFLTKASVNLNVLYKVMPLNLNDILNYLAATYTTGFLSVDLKTVSQQAYSDMADKINIGADSASDSEMVKKAEKITTPSQSQPRGLLQRLMKKLLGS is encoded by the coding sequence ATGGAAGTTCAACTGCCGAAAATTAAAACAGTACACGTAATGTTGGCGGGGATGACGGCGCAGCAGGAATCCGTTTTCAAAATGGCATTCAAAATGCACAATACCACCCGTTATGAAACGGTATCCCCTTCAGACGGCAGTGTCGTGCCCGATTTGGTTTTGGCGGATACCGATGCCGAGGGCGGTTTTGAACTTTGGAAAGAGCTTGCCGAGCGTTATAAGGATATACCTGTCGCCGTCTGTTCGGAGAAAGTTCCCGATTCTGAAGTTCCCTACCTGCCCAAACCGATTCGGTTTGAAACATTGTTTCCTATGCTCCGCAAGTTGTTGCAGGGCGAGAATGTTTATGGGAAATCGTTTATTGCACCCGCAGACCGGTCGGCGAAAAACAACGGGAATGTGCAGCGTACGGTTACGATACGCCGGTTTAACCCGAATAAAGGATTATTGGGGGCGTTGCGGTTTGCGGAAAAGAACAGGCGGGACATCGCTATCTTGCATGGAAATAAGCCGGTCCTTATTGTTTTCCCCTCGATACAACGGGTTTTGCTGACAGAAAGTGTGCAAAAACTCGAAGAATTGTGCAAAGACGAAAATTTGCAGGTCAGTTGCAAGACTGTTCCCGATAACCCGCAATGGCGCGAAAAGGCTAAAGTAGGCATTATGTCCTGTATGTGGCAGTTTTCCATTTGGACGGCGCAGGGCAGGTTGATTTATCCGATTTCTCCCGATACTCCGTTTACGTTGAAATCTTGGCCAAACCTGACCCGGTTGGCAAATGTGCCGGGATCGATACGCTTGTCGGCATTTCTGACCAAGGCATCCGTCAACCTTAATGTGTTGTATAAAGTGATGCCTTTAAACCTCAATGATATTCTGAATTATCTTGCGGCAACCTATACAACCGGGTTTTTGTCGGTAGATTTAAAAACGGTTTCACAACAGGCATACTCCGATATGGCGGATAAAATAAATATCGGGGCCGATTCTGCCTCTGATAGTGAAATGGTGAAAAAAGCGGAAAAAATCACGACACCATCCCAATCCCAGCCGCGCGGCCTTCTTCAAAGGCTGATGAAAAAACTGTTGGGCAGCTAA
- a CDS encoding Re/Si-specific NAD(P)(+) transhydrogenase subunit alpha yields the protein MKIGIPRESLSGETRVACTPATVALLGKLGFETVVESGAGLAASLDDAAYQAAGATVADKATVWACPLIYKVNAPSEGELPLLNEGQTIVSFLWPRQNEALVEALRAKKVNALAMDMVPRISRAQALDALSSMANISGYRAVIEAANAFGRFFTGQITAAGKVPPAQVLVIGAGVAGLAAIGTANSLGAVVRAFDTRLEVAEQIESMGGKFLKLDFPQESGGSGDGYAKVMSDEFIAAEMKLFAEQAKEVDIIITTAAIPGKPAPKLITKEMVESMKPGSVIVDLAAATGGNCELTKPGELSVTGNGVKIIGYTDMANRLAGQSSQLYATNLVNLTKLLSPNKDGEITLDFEDVIIRNMTVTRDGEITFPPPPIQVSAQPQQTPSEKAAPAAKPEPKPVPLWKKLAPAVIAAVLVLWVGAVAPAAFLNHFIVFVLACVIGYYVVWNVSHSLHTPLMSVTNAISGIIVVGALLQISQGNSFVTLLAFIAILIAGINIFGGFFVTRRMLNMFRKG from the coding sequence ATGAAAATCGGTATCCCACGCGAGTCATTATCCGGCGAAACCCGTGTCGCCTGCACGCCCGCCACCGTCGCCCTGCTGGGCAAACTGGGCTTTGAAACCGTTGTCGAAAGCGGCGCAGGTTTGGCGGCAAGTTTGGATGATGCCGCTTACCAAGCGGCAGGCGCGACCGTTGCCGACAAAGCAACGGTTTGGGCCTGCCCTTTGATTTATAAGGTCAACGCGCCGTCCGAAGGCGAGCTGCCGCTTTTGAACGAAGGTCAAACCATCGTCAGCTTCCTGTGGCCGCGCCAAAACGAGGCTTTGGTCGAAGCCTTGCGCGCCAAGAAAGTCAACGCGCTGGCGATGGACATGGTGCCCCGTATTTCCCGCGCGCAGGCTTTGGACGCTTTGTCTTCGATGGCAAACATCAGCGGCTACCGCGCCGTGATTGAAGCCGCCAACGCCTTCGGGCGTTTCTTCACCGGTCAAATCACTGCCGCCGGCAAAGTGCCGCCCGCGCAGGTTTTGGTGATTGGTGCAGGTGTGGCAGGTTTGGCGGCGATCGGTACGGCAAACTCGCTCGGCGCAGTGGTGCGCGCGTTCGATACCCGCTTGGAAGTGGCGGAACAAATCGAATCGATGGGCGGTAAGTTCCTGAAACTCGACTTCCCGCAAGAATCGGGCGGCAGCGGCGACGGCTACGCCAAAGTGATGAGCGACGAATTTATCGCCGCCGAGATGAAACTCTTTGCCGAGCAGGCGAAAGAAGTGGACATCATCATCACCACCGCCGCCATTCCGGGCAAACCCGCGCCCAAGCTGATTACCAAAGAAATGGTCGAAAGCATGAAACCCGGCTCCGTCATCGTCGATTTGGCGGCGGCGACGGGCGGCAACTGCGAACTCACCAAACCGGGCGAATTGTCCGTAACTGGCAACGGCGTGAAAATCATCGGCTACACCGACATGGCAAACCGCCTTGCCGGACAGTCTTCCCAGCTTTACGCCACCAACCTGGTCAACCTGACCAAGCTGTTAAGCCCGAACAAAGACGGCGAAATCACGCTGGATTTTGAAGACGTAATCATCCGCAATATGACCGTTACCCGCGACGGCGAAATCACCTTCCCGCCTCCGCCGATTCAAGTTTCCGCCCAACCGCAGCAAACGCCGTCTGAAAAAGCCGCGCCTGCCGCCAAGCCCGAACCGAAACCCGTTCCTCTGTGGAAAAAACTCGCGCCCGCCGTCATCGCCGCCGTATTGGTGCTGTGGGTCGGCGCGGTCGCACCCGCAGCATTCCTGAACCACTTTATCGTGTTCGTCCTCGCCTGCGTCATCGGCTACTACGTCGTCTGGAACGTCAGCCACTCGCTGCACACACCGCTGATGTCGGTAACCAACGCCATCTCCGGCATCATCGTCGTCGGCGCACTGCTGCAAATCAGCCAAGGCAACAGTTTCGTGACCCTGCTTGCCTTCATCGCCATCCTGATTGCCGGCATCAACATCTTCGGCGGCTTCTTTGTGACGCGCCGCATGTTGAATATGTTTAGGAAAGGATAA
- the pntB gene encoding Re/Si-specific NAD(P)(+) transhydrogenase subunit beta translates to MSSGLVTAAYIVAAILFIFSLAGLSKQETAKQGCYSGIAGMAVALFVTVFSDNTHGLGWIIIAMLIGAAIGIYKAKKVEMTEMPELIALLHSFVGLAAVLVGFNSYIAPGNVAHDMHTIHLIEVYLGIFIGAVTFTGSLVAFGKLNGKISSSPLQLPAKHKLNALALAVSFVLLLVFVGIDGSGFILLIMTLIALAFGWHLVASIGGADMPVVVSMLNSYSGWAAAAAGFMLSNDLLIVTGALVGSSGAILSYIMCKAMNRSFVSVIAGGFGSDSSAASSGSQEIGEYREVKAADVAEMLKGANSVIITPGYGMAVAQAQYPVAEITELLRKNGTEVRFGIHPVAGRLPGHMNVLLAEAKVPYDIVLEMDEINDDFPETDVVLVIGANDTVNPAAQTDPNSPIAGMPVLEVWKAKEVVVFKRSMNTGYAGVQNPLFFNENSVMCFGDAKKTVDGILAELKK, encoded by the coding sequence ATGTCTTCAGGACTCGTAACAGCGGCGTATATCGTTGCCGCAATTTTATTTATCTTCTCGCTGGCGGGGCTGTCCAAGCAGGAAACCGCCAAGCAGGGCTGCTATTCCGGTATCGCCGGTATGGCGGTCGCCCTCTTCGTAACGGTCTTTTCCGACAATACCCATGGACTGGGCTGGATTATCATCGCTATGCTCATCGGCGCGGCAATCGGCATCTACAAAGCCAAAAAAGTAGAAATGACCGAAATGCCCGAACTGATTGCCCTGCTGCACAGCTTCGTGGGCTTGGCGGCGGTTTTGGTCGGCTTCAACAGCTATATCGCGCCGGGCAACGTCGCACACGATATGCACACCATCCATCTGATCGAAGTCTATTTGGGCATTTTCATCGGCGCGGTAACCTTTACCGGCTCGCTGGTCGCATTCGGCAAGCTCAACGGCAAAATCAGCAGCAGCCCGCTGCAACTGCCCGCCAAACACAAGCTCAACGCGCTGGCGCTCGCCGTATCGTTTGTACTGCTGCTCGTATTTGTCGGCATTGACGGCAGCGGCTTCATCCTGCTGATAATGACTCTGATCGCCCTCGCATTCGGCTGGCACTTGGTTGCCTCCATCGGCGGCGCAGATATGCCCGTGGTCGTATCTATGCTCAACTCCTACTCCGGCTGGGCGGCAGCAGCGGCAGGCTTTATGCTCTCCAACGACCTGCTCATCGTTACCGGCGCTCTGGTCGGCTCAAGCGGCGCGATTCTGTCCTACATTATGTGCAAAGCCATGAACCGGTCGTTTGTTTCCGTGATTGCCGGCGGTTTCGGCAGCGACAGCAGCGCGGCATCTTCCGGCAGCCAAGAGATAGGGGAATACCGGGAAGTCAAAGCTGCCGATGTTGCCGAAATGCTGAAAGGCGCAAACAGTGTCATCATTACCCCGGGCTACGGTATGGCAGTCGCACAAGCGCAATACCCCGTTGCCGAAATCACCGAACTTTTGCGTAAAAACGGCACCGAAGTGCGCTTCGGCATCCACCCCGTCGCCGGCCGTCTGCCCGGTCATATGAACGTACTGCTCGCCGAAGCCAAAGTCCCCTACGACATCGTTTTGGAAATGGACGAAATCAACGACGACTTCCCCGAAACCGATGTGGTCTTAGTGATTGGTGCGAACGACACCGTCAACCCTGCCGCCCAAACCGACCCGAACAGCCCGATTGCGGGTATGCCGGTTTTAGAAGTATGGAAGGCAAAAGAAGTCGTCGTCTTCAAACGCTCGATGAACACCGGCTACGCAGGCGTACAAAACCCGCTGTTCTTCAACGAAAACAGCGTAATGTGTTTCGGAGATGCGAAAAAAACCGTGGACGGGATTTTGGCGGAATTGAAAAAATAA
- a CDS encoding MAPEG family protein: MTFAYWCILIACLLPLFCAAYAKKAGGFRFKDNHNPRDFLAHTQGAAARAHAAQQNGFEAFAPFAAAVLTAHATGNAEQSTINTLAGLFILFRLAFIWCYIADKAAMRSLMWAGGFACTVGLFVAAA, translated from the coding sequence ATGACTTTCGCCTATTGGTGTATTCTGATTGCCTGCCTATTGCCGCTTTTTTGTGCGGCGTATGCCAAAAAAGCGGGCGGATTCCGGTTTAAAGACAACCACAATCCGCGCGATTTTCTGGCGCATACGCAAGGCGCAGCCGCCCGTGCCCACGCCGCACAGCAAAACGGTTTTGAAGCCTTTGCACCGTTTGCCGCCGCCGTTTTGACGGCACACGCAACCGGCAATGCGGAGCAATCGACCATCAACACGCTTGCCGGTCTGTTCATCCTGTTCCGCCTCGCCTTTATCTGGTGCTATATCGCCGACAAAGCCGCTATGCGCTCACTGATGTGGGCAGGCGGATTTGCCTGCACCGTCGGACTGTTTGTCGCGGCTGCTTAA
- a CDS encoding chloride channel protein gives MGRRKFWFALAAAGVIGGLVGIVLTELMHFIQHTAYGYGADGVYTSFREGVARASEGRRLGVLILCGMLAGGGWWLLKRFGKPQIGIKVALKQPLQGLPFLTTVFHVLLQIITVGLGSPLGREVAPREMTAAFAFVGGRRLGLDEDEMRLLIACASGAGLAAVYNVPLASTLFILEAMLGVWTQQAAAAALLTSVIATAVARIGLGDVQQYHPANLAVNTSLLWFSAVIGPILGATAVYFRRSAEKFPFLKRDNPRIIPLAIALFALIGAIAVWFPEILGNGKAGNQLTFGGLTDWQHSLELTAVKWLVVLMALAAGAYGGLITPSMMLGSTISFAAAAAWNSVFPEMPSESAAVVGTAVFLGVSLNMPLTAAVFILELTYAPAALLMPLCTGMAGAVWTARKMGCK, from the coding sequence GTGGGACGCAGAAAATTTTGGTTTGCCCTGGCAGCAGCAGGCGTTATCGGCGGTTTGGTCGGCATTGTGCTGACGGAACTGATGCACTTCATACAGCATACGGCATACGGTTATGGCGCGGACGGCGTGTACACTTCGTTCCGCGAAGGCGTGGCCCGTGCTTCGGAAGGGCGGCGTTTGGGCGTATTGATTCTGTGCGGTATGTTGGCAGGCGGCGGCTGGTGGTTGCTCAAACGTTTCGGCAAGCCGCAAATCGGAATCAAGGTGGCATTGAAGCAGCCGTTGCAGGGGCTGCCGTTTCTGACGACGGTTTTCCACGTTCTGCTGCAAATCATAACGGTCGGACTCGGTTCACCGCTCGGACGGGAAGTTGCGCCGCGTGAAATGACTGCCGCGTTTGCTTTTGTCGGCGGCAGGAGGTTGGGTTTGGACGAAGACGAAATGCGGCTGCTGATTGCTTGCGCCTCGGGCGCGGGTTTGGCGGCGGTGTATAACGTGCCGCTCGCCTCTACGCTGTTTATCCTCGAAGCGATGTTGGGCGTGTGGACGCAGCAGGCCGCCGCCGCCGCGTTGCTGACTTCGGTCATTGCCACCGCCGTCGCGCGCATCGGCTTAGGCGACGTGCAGCAATATCATCCCGCCAACCTTGCCGTAAACACCTCATTACTTTGGTTTTCCGCCGTCATCGGCCCGATACTGGGCGCAACGGCGGTATATTTCCGGCGCAGTGCCGAAAAGTTCCCCTTCCTCAAGCGCGACAATCCGAGAATTATTCCTTTGGCGATTGCTTTGTTTGCACTCATCGGCGCGATTGCCGTTTGGTTTCCCGAAATTTTGGGCAACGGCAAAGCAGGCAACCAACTGACCTTTGGCGGATTGACCGACTGGCAACACAGCCTTGAGCTGACCGCCGTCAAATGGCTGGTTGTCTTGATGGCGTTGGCGGCAGGCGCATACGGCGGACTGATTACGCCGTCTATGATGCTCGGCAGCACCATTTCTTTTGCAGCCGCCGCCGCGTGGAACAGCGTTTTCCCCGAAATGCCGTCTGAAAGCGCGGCAGTCGTCGGCACCGCCGTTTTCCTCGGCGTTTCCCTCAATATGCCGCTGACCGCCGCCGTCTTTATTTTGGAACTCACCTACGCCCCCGCCGCTTTGTTGATGCCTTTATGTACGGGTATGGCGGGCGCGGTATGGACGGCAAGGAAAATGGGATGTAAATAA
- the serB gene encoding phosphoserine phosphatase SerB: MPQALVLQFPSAEALPSDFLSRLPEPDCADEKRMRFIVEEGFFLSEKDAALLGSRQIDHAVLPDMDFDELGLIVSDMDSTLITIECVDEIAAGVGLKDKVAEITERSMRGELDFEQSLRSRVALLARLDERVLADVYENVLKLSPGAEFLLDECKRHNVKFLLVSGGFTFFTERLQQRLGFEYQHANVLEIENGRLTGRLKGRIIDAQAKADLLREYRSRLGLQPHQVLAVGDGANDIPMLKEAGIGVAYRAKPKARAAADACINFGGLERVRGLFG, encoded by the coding sequence ATGCCGCAAGCCCTCGTCCTCCAATTTCCCTCCGCCGAAGCCCTGCCTTCCGACTTCCTTTCCCGCCTTCCCGAACCTGATTGTGCCGATGAAAAGCGTATGCGTTTTATTGTTGAAGAAGGGTTTTTTTTAAGCGAAAAAGACGCGGCGTTGCTTGGCAGCCGTCAAATCGACCACGCCGTGTTGCCGGATATGGATTTCGACGAACTCGGTTTGATTGTCAGCGATATGGATTCGACGCTGATTACCATCGAATGCGTCGATGAAATTGCGGCAGGCGTGGGTTTAAAAGACAAGGTAGCGGAAATTACCGAGCGTTCGATGCGCGGCGAACTCGATTTCGAACAGTCTTTACGCAGCCGCGTCGCCCTGTTGGCGAGATTGGACGAACGGGTTTTGGCGGACGTTTATGAAAACGTTTTGAAGCTCTCGCCCGGTGCGGAATTTTTGTTGGACGAATGCAAAAGGCACAATGTGAAATTTCTGCTGGTGTCGGGCGGCTTCACGTTTTTTACCGAACGTCTGCAACAACGCCTCGGCTTCGAATACCAGCACGCCAATGTTTTGGAAATTGAAAACGGCAGGCTGACCGGCCGTCTGAAAGGCAGAATCATCGACGCGCAGGCAAAGGCGGATTTGTTGCGCGAATACCGCAGCCGCCTCGGATTGCAGCCGCATCAGGTGTTGGCGGTGGGCGACGGTGCGAACGATATTCCGATGCTCAAAGAAGCGGGCATAGGCGTGGCTTACCGTGCCAAACCGAAAGCGCGGGCAGCCGCCGATGCCTGTATCAACTTCGGCGGTTTGGAGCGTGTACGCGGCCTGTTCGGATAG
- a CDS encoding roadblock/LC7 domain-containing protein, whose protein sequence is MQQLLISVLEDLNNTSPDIVASAVISTDGLPMATMLPSHLNSDRVGAISATLLALGSRSVQELACGELEQVMIKGKSGYILLSQAGKDAVLVLMAKETGKLGLILLDAKRAARHIAEAI, encoded by the coding sequence ATGCAGCAATTATTAATTTCGGTTTTGGAAGACTTGAACAACACATCTCCGGATATTGTCGCATCTGCCGTTATCTCAACCGACGGATTGCCGATGGCGACAATGCTTCCTTCACATTTGAATTCAGACAGGGTAGGGGCGATTTCTGCCACGTTGCTTGCTTTAGGCAGCCGTTCGGTGCAAGAACTCGCCTGCGGGGAATTGGAACAAGTGATGATTAAAGGAAAATCAGGCTATATCCTTTTAAGTCAGGCGGGTAAAGATGCCGTGTTGGTGCTGATGGCAAAAGAAACCGGCAAACTTGGTTTAATCCTATTGGATGCCAAACGGGCGGCAAGACATATTGCAGAAGCCATATAA
- a CDS encoding GTP-binding protein, giving the protein MRENKIIFTGPVGVGKTTAIAAISDEAPVQTDASASDMTLDRKRNTTVAMDYGVISLDEDTKVHLYGTPGQERFNFMWEILSQGSMGLVLLLDNARTNPLKDLEFFLHSFRGLLEKAPVVVGITKMDIRSQPGIDVYHKYLAKHNLNVPVFEIDARKEDDVKQLVSAMLFSIDPGLEV; this is encoded by the coding sequence ATGAGAGAAAATAAAATTATTTTCACAGGACCTGTCGGCGTAGGGAAGACCACTGCCATTGCGGCTATTTCGGACGAAGCACCCGTCCAGACCGATGCTTCCGCATCCGATATGACTTTGGATAGGAAAAGGAATACGACAGTGGCGATGGACTACGGGGTCATCAGCTTGGATGAGGATACCAAAGTCCATTTATATGGTACGCCCGGTCAGGAACGGTTCAACTTTATGTGGGAAATCTTAAGCCAAGGCAGTATGGGTTTGGTCTTGCTTTTAGATAATGCCAGAACCAACCCGTTGAAAGATTTGGAATTCTTTTTGCATTCGTTTCGAGGGCTGCTGGAGAAGGCACCCGTCGTTGTCGGTATTACCAAGATGGATATACGCTCTCAGCCCGGTATCGACGTGTATCACAAATATCTTGCAAAACATAATCTTAATGTTCCGGTTTTTGAAATTGATGCCCGTAAGGAAGATGACGTAAAGCAATTGGTTAGCGCAATGTTATTTTCTATTGATCCGGGACTGGAGGTTTAA